In the Drosophila virilis strain 15010-1051.87 chromosome 4, Dvir_AGI_RSII-ME, whole genome shotgun sequence genome, TTAGCTGCGCTAAACAATGATTAACAAGTCTACGAATACTATGTTTTTAAAGTAAAAATGACAGCAAAGGATTTTCTTAGTTCATATAAATGTTAGCTTTCTCAGCTTTTTGAATCACACAATCTATTGTTGAAGCTAATCTGTTTCTTACGCGTTATGCCAGCAGGGTTATGCGTTGATTAGTTTTGTTAGAAATTACAATCGAATTCTCCGAGCTTAGACTTTAAAGGCAAAGATTTCTCTATGTGCAAGCTATATGTATTCTCTGCGCACACAATTCTTGAAAAATCAGACGGTAGAAAGAACATTAATCTAACTTCAAagtttatttgcatatatgttaATAGATCGCCGCAAAAGATCTTGGGCGTCCACACAAATAATTGGATTGACAAGCTGTTTGGCTTAGCGAGGCGGCCCTGGACCCATAACCCTGAATTTCGTAGTATACTAGGAAAATTTTTGCCTGATATTTACTCAAACCAGCTCACAAAAAACTTTCACACCCGTAGATTGGGTTGGCAAGCTACCTATCAACTTGATCCACAAGGCtgacatttcatttaaatttttattttagtataGCACAAAGTTAAAATTGAACATAAAATTTAGAATTAAAAGACTAGCCCAAGCAATGCGTTTTGACTGGGCGCGTAATTGTGCCTGTAGCCTGGCGGTTGTCGCTGGTATGGTGGGCTTTGCATTGGAATTTTTGGGCAAGTCCAAGGCTGAAGCTTACGAAGTTGACGCAAGACGCCGCTAGTGGGAGCAGCTTCTTGATAAGATTTagagaaatatattaaaaggAGTTTACTTGACGGCGGAAGCGATCCTTTTTGTACTCAGGCATTCTACACCAAGCTCTTGCTCCTCTAACAACTAAATCGTTGGGTTCTAGATGATCGTATTTGCGTCGAAAGAGGTTCATGAAGTTCAAGTAACCGCTATTTGTTAACGGAGCTACAATTGGCTTTTGGCATTTACGCTTGGCACAGGGATTCGAACGTTTGGCACATGGCTTCGCACGCTTGGGGCATCTAGGCTTCGGCTTGGAGCATTTAGGTCGGCAACAGGGTCTACGCCTGCGCACCGGACATCTGGGCTTTGGCGGCGGACAGCAAGGTTTTCGCTTGCTCCGCTTTGGACAGCAAGGTTTGCGCTTGCATCGCTTTGGACAGCAGGCGTCGGTGTGCATTTCTGACATGGCGTTTCGTGCCGCGTCTAGTGTGCGATATTTATCCTTTTGCTTGTATGTGAGCTTATTCCAAGCCTTGCTGCCTTGCACAGATATGGCAACTACATCAAGACCATAATTTTGTTGACTGTAGCTTCTCATGAAGTTTACGAACGCCTTGTTGGTCACAGCATTGTTCAAATAATTACCCGACGCAGAAGCACTCTTCGCTTCCATCTTGTCTCTGCTGTGGGAGATAAATTAGTTACTAAATACTAATTAGACGATTGGCTCTTGACTCATAGAAAATTGTTCACAATTGCTGCATCTATATACATTGATTTTCATAGAAGCTCTTCCAAAAATACTTATGTTGGCGCAAATCCTAGCTTTTATCTTCCTTCAACAATCCTTGCAATTCCTCTACAGTAAACGTTTGATTTATGAATTAGCCGCGCGTTTTCTATTTAAACGCCCATGCCAAAGGCAGGCGCCTGCAATTCGTGTAATAAATGTTGTTGCACCATGTAAATGACGTCATTACATGTCACGGGGTGTGGCAACACTGTCGGCTGTCTGCATTAGCCAGCAGTAGGCGATTGCTTCACAGGATGTTATTCCTTTGCCCACACCTCGCATACCCACTTTATGTATGCCTAAGGCCTTCGTTTCTTTCGACTTACCTAAGCTGCTTTATCCGAACGATAATAAAAaactattattaaaattttccttaaaagtttttaaaatcgaattaaaagaaaattgtttctttgatTTGAACTATTCGTGTGCTAAAAGTGTATTGAGTCTCAACGAAAGTCACGAGGATAAATTGTActaaaaattgatttgtaaATGATTGCCTACTAAGCGTAAAAAGTAAGTACAGTGAAATCTTTCATAACCGAACATCCACCATCTGGTTTAGAATATTTTCGGTTATAATAATGGATTATTTTTAGAAAGATCGCTGGAAAACCGATCAAATTAGTCTGTTGTGGGAGCTTGGTTTCCTTAAAGGCATATAAAAACTCTAATAACAGACATTCATATTAGTTGGACACAAGTCTAGACTGTATTATTTCTCTgcaacgattttttttttttggatgtataatttatatatcagGACATCTCcgacatttatatttattattacatCGCCTTTCCGGGATGCCGCCTACTCAATTCATACAGCAGCATGATTATCGAAAAACTCTGCTTTCTCAATTGttagttatatatgtatatattccaTATGTTCCACTATATAGTTGATATTTTAGGTTTTTAAGCATACAGCCATTTTAAGCCTTATGCAAACAACGGTTAAAGCTCAACAAAAAACGTCTTTCAGCTAccaatcaaaacaggcaacaCAAAAAAGTAAGAAACTCAGTCGAAGCATTCGTTTTGATTGGATTGAATTGGTTTAGATTGTGGTAGCCTCCCATATGACGCCGGCGGATATAAGGGGCACATCCTGTGTGTGGCTTGTTGGCTTAGCTTAGAAATGTGGCTGCCTTGAAGAGCGGGACACAGGCAGAGCGTAAAttatgtgtctgtgtctgcgtgtgtaaaaaaattgcattttttattttgactaTAAAGTTTTTTTCCTCTGTCTTGCAGCagtttattaaaattgcaagCCGCAAGCGCTGCGATTAAAACACACACCGGGAATGGCTCTAAAGGATACTGAATACACGATTCCGTAATCACGATTTCATGTATGCTAGAAGCCTTTCTATTATCTGTAAAATGTTATGATTTATTATATGTGAGTTCAAGTTTATGTTTGCACCATAAATTGTGAGCCCCAAAGGGTTACAAAGGCCACATTGCCCACAGACAACATGTCCCCGCCTACCCGACAGCAGTTAAGTCAATTAATTGGCCTtagatttattagttttattttttcactACCCTCAAACCTCATAGCCACACACCCTCCTTGTTCATAGTGTATGGCTCGCGTATGTGTTGTGATTTATTGCGCGAAGGATTTTAACCTAAAAAGAAAGTTTTAGCGCCTTGGCACGCACACGGCCAGCCCCTACTACATGAGTCCAGGTAATATCGTATACCCGGGAGGCGTggcatttgcatataaatagaTATGTCACTTTAAATATTAGATACATGCGAATCGCGTCGACCGTGTTCAGCCTTTTGGCCCACGCAGATTTTGCGTGCAGAGCCAACAAAGTCTTGACGGTGTTCCATTAAATTAGCCTCAGTGTCAAATGTAACGCCGGATGTGCTGCTGACATTCATCTCAGCTATTTATTGTACTAAATTATTAACTAGGTCAAATGCGAAGTCAAACACTTAGCGAGCACGCTAAATGTTTGTTAAAACCCACAACTATCACAATTTGGCAGCTGACCTGGATAAAATGGGAAGAGCGCTATTAGGGTTGTTTTTCCTGTAAGATAAGTAGTCTATAATTACAATGTGACACAGTGACATTCTAAAAACAATTCACTGATTGCAATTTATCTAgttgctttaaattaaatgctgaATTTCTAATGTTTTTTGATGGTGCGTGCACCCAAATCAATTTGAAGAAGGTTGCTCCTCAGGGAATGCTTCGGAATACTATAGCAGGTCTCATAAAAACAGTTGGCATAAGTTTAAGTTTGGGTGGAATGAATtttgtagttaatgaaaattatgaactAAAAGCTTGATTAATGTAACTTGCTTAAAGTTATCAAAATCTAAAGAAAGTTCCATACATTATTGGTCTTATAATTACTAATAATATACACTATGGTCcctaaatatattcaaaatcttatcacatcggaccactatgtcatagaGCTTCGATAGGAAAAATCGGTCGAAAAGAAGGTAtatggcaaaatattctgATTGCCAAGATATTTTCTTtaaactcagcatttacgaGCTACACTATTCTCAGAGTTTTGCAAGAGGGCAATGCCTATAGAAGATACTTTcttgatttatttaataaatatataaaaaataatttttaattcatttgaaactaactaaatatttgttgattttattgaaaaatttcAACTCAACCATTTTGCCGATtggaattttttgtttaaaagcCTCTCATAAAGTCAGTTGCTCTCCCTTTGGATTGTTTACATGATGCGAATAattcaatgcaattttttgtagcatactttcTGCACGTTTATTATGCATTTTGCTTTCAACACAAAAACACGTAGCGCGTGGGACTAATTGTAtgggtgggtgggtggttGTGCATTGCATGCTCAATAGCTTAAATTATGCGTGCATGGAATATGCAATTTGAATGTGAAATAGTTGACATTGGCCGCACTGGCAGAACCGCAGCGCAGCGCGGCTCGAACCAATTGCACAAAATCAACGCAAAAACCTCAGCAACATTTAGCAGCGATGCATAAATCATAGCATACTTAactgcacacgcacacacgtgcacacacacgcacagacataTATAAATTGGTTGGTTGTCCTGCTGCGTAACAGTCTCGCGGTTGTTTTGATTTCGTTTGCAACCTTTAATTAGAAATATTGCCACATTCTAAATGAGCCGATGCCAAAGCTAAAACtgaggcaacagcaacaaattaaataatgaaaaacgGAATAATAATTATGAGGGCAATCGAATATAGTCTGGTTTTTGCAATCGCGAACATTAAACCGCAGtcgtacatttatttttgcatttatgcaCAAAATTTACTAATTTAAGTGACATGAAATATTTTGGTTGCCATTCGGTTAGCAGCTGCAATATTTTTGGCCCAAAACCAACGGACAAATTCGTGGCCGTGCATTGAATTAGCCGCCAATCGTGTTTTAATTGACTTAGTTCGCGCAATGCGGGCGTGTCTAGTATAGTTTATATCATATAAACAGATCCACACTGCAGCCATCAATTGCCACTCACAATTGCATTACAAGCTATTAATTGAATgcgattgctgttgctgcaaagtatatactactatatatatttttatttgcgtgatccttttttttgtaatatcttacatttttgtttgagtttttttttcagtgtcAATATAGTGTCAACGGTTGTGTGTTGAGCTTAGCTACAAACTATTTTATATGATGATTGCAAAGAATATGACGATTATAGAAAAAGATTCGGCATGATGTATAGACTTAATGTTCAAATTGTGATCCAGTTTTGTACAtccataatatatatataacttctTTGGATAAATAGCGGGTGGCCAAGCTTAAATTGCTTTTGTCCTGATTTTTCCTCAATAGTTATTTATTTCGAGTTTCGTCACAATTGTATTTAAGGCAACTACTGATTCTGTCTCGGGATGCCTTAATTATTATAGAATAATGGTgcttctatatattttttaaatcatttttttcgTCGCACATTCTTGACAAACGCATGGCAATAATCAACATAAACATGCTTTAAATATgacaatttaaattgtaatGAATAATTGTTGAATATTTGCTGGACTTAATTTCTCAGAGGAATTCGTTTGTGATTCGCATGCCAAACATATTGAGCTGCATGAGAAATACCTTAAATGTGCTTTAGTTATGAATGCAATGCAACGACAAGCATGAACAGCTTTTGTTTCTTAAGAGTTTCCTGCCAGGACACTAAACGATTGGAATACGTTGCGACTCTGCGTCTTGCAGGTTAATTTAGTTAGAAGCATTTCCAGGCTGACTCCTTAGCTATGAAACTATGCGAGTAATTGCACAACATTGCAATGCAGCTGAGAAATGCGGGGACGAGCGGGTGATACTCGGTTGAAGTagacaaaaggcaacaaatgctgaactgatttatctggAAAACATTTTTGGACGGCTGCTGCTTTACAAATTGccaacagaaattaataaGAGAAATAAGTTTACCATTTCCTGTCGATGGCAGCcggagaacaacaacaacataaataacGACGAGAAATACTAGAAAAATGTCAACTAATAGTCATAGTCCATTGTTATAGTCGGTTAGTATTTATGGAGGAGTCGGGGAGGAAGTCGGTGGGGCTGCAAAGACATTCCAATAACTGTACAACATCCGGTCGAGCCACACAATGGCAAAAACGTTTCCAATTTCAATGGGgaaatatttctatttgaacatgaaaatatttttagcaaCCGTTTATAtgagtgcatgtgtgtgttggcgtgtgtgggcgtgtgtgtacGTATGTGCGCATAGATCTAAACGACTCTTCACCTGGCGACGACGAgataacacaaaaaaaaagttgaaaaaaaaatttgatcaaaaaaagagaaaactaTGCCggtaaaaaaaattcaatcTTAATCCAGTAGCTCAGCAGGAAATTTTTTACACACAGTCtgaaaaataactaaatataaGAGGAGAAAAAGGAGGAAAAACATAAGATATAGAATAATCGAAGATTTGATACACTTACTAATCTtttaatcaaatgaaattctttttattttaattttattatctttttatCTTTGATAAAAGTCTgccataaaattaaaagctttAACTGGTGCAAGTAATAGTCAGAGTTAAAATGTTTCCGATGAGGACTAAATTGATCGattcttaaaataaatgtttatgaagatgtattaaaattccaaaaatatttcgtCTTGAAGGCGGCTATGTGATTAATTGCTtcacataaattaattttcagtGTTTATCTTTATGTCTGCATACTGCGCCCAAAAACTATAATAACCCTGCGCAAAGtgtataaaaaatcaaaagaataaaaaaatatgtatgccaTGCACTTAGAAATCTTCGATGGTTGTGCATGATGTTGGGTTAGGGGATGAGGGCTCGTGTATGTATGAATGGAACCGGTGACGTATGCACTTGACTTGACTTGCACATTTGTGGCGAAAGGCTTGGCAAGTCTTGCAGTCAATTCGAGCCACAGTCAAATCCAAAGAAAAATAGTTATTGTTAGATGAAAGAAGAGTGTGTGCAGGGAAAAAAGAGTAGAGCCAACCCTGCAACCAAGTTGGCAGCCAGTAAGTAGCTTTATTATGGGATTTTAAGTTATTACaccaaagaagaagaaacggCTTGCAAAGGGGGCTGCTGAGTGTTGGCAAACATGCAACTGGGTGCCATTGCGAGCACTCACATATGCAGCTCTTTATATTTGAATGAGAGGCTTACGAATGTGATGATATGCCCCCCATGGCTACAGAGAAGGGCCCGGAATTTGTCAACATCGTTTCTATGGCTGGGTGAGTGAATTATCAGAATAATGTAGAAAAGTCATCCTTTTAGTGAGTTTTGTGTACAAGTTGtgcatttatgtacatatgaatACCTTTATCGAATTTGTTTAAGAGATTTCAAGTCCAacatgaaatataaaaatatatatctctgTTATACGCATTAATTTATCCGAAAAATAAAAGATCAAGCAGTTCAAATCTCACGTttgttttatagtttttatttttggtaattATAATCTTTAACAATTCAGTTTTTTAAAATGGTGAAAACGCTTTTGAAATCCAATGAGAGCTTTGGCAATTAAAATAACTCAGTCAAGACagtcaaaaagaagaaagataaaaaattgattataaacaaaacagattaaatcaaaaaaattgaattatgtcGCATAGTGTAATTATACGTACATTTTATATAGTATGTAAGTAAACTATTCGCTTAGCACTCGCCCAGCTCTGTATACTCTGAGTTTTCTATTTTGCCGAGACAACGTATTATAATGATATTCTTAGCCTCagcctatttttttttgggttgcctcctttattattttttatttttatgccctACAGAAAGGTAGCTTCTCCgcctgtttttttatttaagcgcTGTGCGTTACCTTTTCCGACTTATCGACAtaattatcttaaaaaatatgaaattatatatcgtgcataaaaaaatataccaGAGAATAAAGGGCAGCAGCACAAACGTTGCGATGGCCTGAAAAGGCAGCGAAAGGCAAGTTGAAGACGACTACCAGCCACACCCCACGCCCTTTGATTATGTGGCTGTGATAACGGCACTTTGTTCTTGgcgttgttgtcgctgctgttgttgttgttgttgtggttgttgttgttattgctgtccTTGTAAGCCAAGGAAAGTTAAGGAAACTGGCAAGCACTTCTCATTAGAATGCTCACAGCGCAGATTTGACAAGGCAGCTCGCCTAAATGCAGGCAACGCTTCCCGTTTCCAcattgtgtgtatgtgtgtgttattctttattttaaatgtgtgtgtgtgtgtgtgtgtttcgtcCTTTACGCGCAGTCACGCAACTCTCCCAGCGCCCacccagttgctgttgttgttacagCTGCGCATTTTTAAACAAGATTAAAGCGCTCACGTCGCCAGGTTGGTAAAAAGTGCGAGCAACGAAGAGGTCTGAGATGAAATATAAAGACACAGGACACGGGAAACACAGGACGCAGAACGCAAGATTTGCTGTCGGCAATTTGTTGACTTGACTGCAAATGTGTCGCATCTTAATGCGttcttattaaatatttgagaggggcttaaaaaaaaaaaaaacaaaaacaaaaacaagagcaGAACAGAAATATCTGAGATATTGTAGACTCAAATTtcagaataaaaaataacaggTAAAGCTAGTAAAAATTCacgcaaattgtttttccattttatagtaaatggtatttaagaaaataaaaagaaaataagcatTGAGCGCCCCGGAGAATTTCTAAGAATTTCATAATGTACAGGaacaacattttataaattgtgccTAAGAGCAACGGGGAGCCCAGGAAAATCTATAGAAATGTTGGGTCTCAGGTCttgaagcaaacaaaaaatgatgCAGGATAATAAGTTTCGGATAGTTACAGGGTCCAGCATTAATAAGTTATACATTTGAAATAGACCAGCCTCAGCTACGGGCGTATTTATTTGCTAGTAGTTAATtctgtattattttttgttttaaaatccAAATTGACTTTTATTTACGCGCTCTATTACATTACTCGCACAGCTAAAATTACCTTtctacattttatttgcttgacagctgcaaaaaaaataattaaattttcttgttttcttaTGTAAACTTATGTAAATGACGCGAACGtgtaattataaaattttttaataaattttaaaatgtctATATGCACACAGGCTTAAACCAATAAAGACAGATATACTTAGTGGAAACGcacttataataaaaatgttgccttaattgaaataattaaacaagCGAAAATTTCGTAGGTGCGCATTTCAtttaacacacgcacacacacacacacacacattatgTGTGCTTACACAGCGTCACACAAACATGCGTATTTGCTTCACttctttttttgcatttaaattgcattttcgcCGCCTGCCTCGCAATAAATTCGCTTAATGAAGTTttacaaaaacacacaaaaaaaaaaaataaaatatcgaaaatcggctgtaaaaatttatttaaaaagcaatcTGActataaattgttaaataccctgtaaatatatttaagaaaataaatacaataataaatcAGATAATTAGAACGGCTTGGAAtagtttcaattttgtttttctaaaaGTCCCAGCCAaagtaaatttattaaacatttttataaacatcAAACAGTTGCAGAAGTATTACCTTAAAGTACTTTagttacaatatatatattaactaaaaataatttacacaGACAAAGCTCAGCAACTTTTTTTGCCAGGGTATTGTTGCGGGCGGGGCCACGTGTATGGCCCTGCGCCCATAcattaaatgtaattatttctttaattaaaatatttagcgctacagcaaaaaataaaaaaagaattgaaaaaaaaaacgttgacAGTTGCACAAAAGTCacatcgttgttgttgctcttattatattgttgtagTATTTAACCGGGAATTGCAATGCATAAAAGTTAAGTAATTCAGTTTAATTgaaatcattaaaaatattattgcatacaaaaaacaaGCATCGCGTACCTGTAAAAATCAATCTGTACCTGCATTTTTATAGGATTATCAAGCATAATTATGCCGTTGAACGCCAGCCACAGCTGCTCATTAATAGAATTCACATTTTGTATAGTAACTCTCAACATGCCATATTTTATTCAATGAAGCAATCAAATAAGTAGTCTACCGGGAAAACGGAAAACTAtttgaaatcaaaatttattaacTGATTAAATTAAGAGTATTGTGTATGTATTTCTAGCACTTCCTTTTGCAGATTGAATACTTCCAGAAATACATTACAACAAACCAAATCTTTAGTCAAGCCAGGAAACTAGATTCCCACGAGCTTACCCCCCACCACAAAAGTGCTGCCTTCTGCACGGAATCTGAGCTCTCAGCagtaaatcaaatacaaaataccgGCACGTGCTCTGATAGTCACAGCTTTTCAAAGGCAAGTCAAGTTGCCTTGACCTGAGCTTAATCAGAAAACTTGCGAGTTGCTTTCGTCTCGTTGGGTTTTTCGGGTATCAAAAGGCCGCAGAACTTATGACAAAGCAGTTTGCAAATCCAATTGATAAATTTTTTAAGTTAAATATGGCCACGGCAACAACTTGGCCCGGCTATCCCTTCAGAAGCTACCCACAGCATTGATTGTAGCTGGCCATAAATCACAGACCCAAAAAGATTCTAGCCCTGACATTGCCTTTGGCTGTGGCTCTAGCTGAGAGTCTGTTCTTTGGCTCGATAGGtcctgctcctgttgctgctgttgctacttCTGTTCTCTGCCACTCTAATCGCATTAAAACCTAAACGGCAAAATCTTTACTACGTGTTCTTGTTAACTTTTACCAGGCACAACACCCAGTAAAAGCGACTTATTCAACTGCTCCTCCAACAGAAAGGCCAGTTACCAAGGCGTCCGCTGACTTTTCTGTTGTGTTCTGCTCATGAATACGATATGATTAGTTTATCATGCGGCCAACTGTGCACCGAATTATTTGTACACTTTAGCGTCTACTTGTTAGAGTGtcagaataaaaaaaaaactcctaGATATTTTTCGTACGAGTTCAACCGCGCTTGTAGCTTggactatttatttattccaaGTCTTCATCCATTTCTTATGACTCTCTTTAATTCGTGTCTTACGccacaaattcaaaaagaaactggaatgtattttgtatatatatataagatttaATTATTCAAACATCCTTAGAACGACAAgttcatataattatatattacttgtatattattatattaatatgaatttattgtttttgttttttggctttctttccatattttaagtttttatatttttttttttgactggTTTGAGGACccattattgaattttataaatttaaattgtattatttcaagtttatattttaaatttgctttCGATTTCAATAAGTACTATAAATGGATATCATTGTTAGAGTATTattcaataatataatatttaattttaatgttgataatttgtttggcatttgaaactttttgaaattatttgcatatttatttagctgCTGAAAATATTGATGGATGCAGAATACTTGAAAAGAGTGAGAACTAAAAGTTTTTCAACGGgcgcaaatttaatttaaatttgtttttggcctTGTGCTTTTGTCACCAATCAAGTTTAtacgagagaaagagaaagcgagagagagagagagagaaatgtGACAATGATGGAAAGAGTAGAAGTAACTGTGGGCGAGTGGTAAAtggattttcttttattgctgCCTTGTTCTTGGGCATTCTGTATGTTTGTAGTTGCTTCATTTCAGACCAACACCCACCCACTCGCCTCGGGGACTAAGAACTTTGAACTTGCCGCAACTTTCTGGTCGAGGGTTGACTCCCCCTTTTCATTTTTACCCTGcctggctgctgttgccgcatGTGACATCATTTGATTGCTCATGAAATCGATCGATTGTCGAAACGTGTTgattgtgttgctgttgttgttattcttgatGCGGTTGTGCCCCCGCAGAGGAAAAAGGTCAAAAGTTTCAACTCGTAAAATTTGGAATACAAAATGAAGTCCCGGCT is a window encoding:
- the LOC6628582 gene encoding protamine-like protein 99C, coding for MEAKSASASGNYLNNAVTNKAFVNFMRSYSQQNYGLDVVAISVQGSKAWNKLTYKQKDKYRTLDAARNAMSEMHTDACCPKRCKRKPCCPKRSKRKPCCPPPKPRCPVRRRRPCCRPKCSKPKPRCPKRAKPCAKRSNPCAKRKCQKPIVAPLTNSGYLNFMNLFRRKYDHLEPNDLVVRGARAWCRMPEYKKDRFRRQRRLASTS